CGGCGCCGTAGTCTGCCATTCCAGAGACAACGATTGGTAGGGGTTCTGCTCCGCCTTTTCGCCGCGGAAGGCGGCGTAGAGCAGATGGCCCAATATGAAAATGTAGGATCCTCCGTTCAGCCAGGAGCCAACTGTTGATATTGCGTGCCAGGTCTGGAACTGCGGCAGATAGTCAAAGTAACGCCTGGGCATTCCTTCCATGCCAAGGAAGAACTGCGGGAAGAAGGTGAGGTTGAAGCCGATGAACAACATCAGCCAGCCCCAGAAGGCCATCTTCTCATTGTAGCGTCGGCCAGTAAACATCGGAAACCAGTAATGCAAGCCGGCAAAGAGCGCCACCACTGTGCCGCCCTGCATCGTGTAGTGGAAGTGTGCGACCACGAAGTAGGTATCGTGCAGCTGCACGTCCGTTACCAGCACAGCCAGGTGGATGCCGGTCAGACCGGCGATGGAGAACATGAAAACAAAACCCAGGGCGTAAAGCATGGGCGCTTCAAAATGGATGGAGCCCTTCCAGAGCGTCATGATCCAGTTGAAGATCTTAATTGCCGTTGGCACGGCTACAAAGAAGGTCAAAAAGGAAAAAACCCAGCGCGACCAATCGCTCATGCCGCTGACAAACATATGGTGGCCCCAGACGATGAAGCTTACCAGCGCAATGGCTAGCGAGGAGTAGGCCACCGCCTTGTAGCCAAAGATCGGCCGGCGCGAAAAGACCGGCAATATTTCGCCAATGATGCCGAAGCCTGGCAGGATCATGATGTATACGACCGGGTGCGAGTAAAACCAGAAGAACGACTCAAACAGAATCGGATCGCCGCCCTTGGCTGGATTGAAGATGCCAATATCCAGCACACGCTCCATGATCAACATTACCAGGGTCATCCCGACCACTGGGGTGGCCAGCACCTGAAGTATTGAGGTGGCATACATGGCCCAGATGAAAAGCGGCAGCTTGTTCCAGGTCAGACCCGGGCAGCGCATGCGGTGGATCGTGACGATAAAATTGAAGCCAGTCATGATCGACGCAAAGCCCATCACAAAAGCGCCCAGCGTAAGCCAGATGACCAGCGAACCGGACTTCAAGCTGTACGGCGCGTAGAAGGTCCAGCCAGTGTCCGCCGGGCTGAGCAAAGAGATCAGAGCGATCATTGCGCCGACCAGATAGACATAGTAGCTCATCAAGTTCAGACGCGGGAAGGCGACATCTTTGGCGCCAATCATCATTGGCAGCAAAATGTTTCCAAGCGTCGCCGGGATGCCGGGCACGATGAACAAGAAGACCATCGCTGCGCCGTGAAAGGTCATCAGGATGTTGTAAACCTGTTGATCAACGATCGTTGGTCCTGGGGCAATCAGCTCCAGTCGTACCAGGAGCGCCGCAGCGCCGGCCAGAATGAAGAAGGTCA
This genomic stretch from Leptospirales bacterium harbors:
- a CDS encoding cbb3-type cytochrome c oxidase subunit I — protein: MSHADASVSYLQEGRSVWGWLSTTDHKKIGIMYLYTILTFFILAGAAALLVRLELIAPGPTIVDQQVYNILMTFHGAAMVFLFIVPGIPATLGNILLPMMIGAKDVAFPRLNLMSYYVYLVGAMIALISLLSPADTGWTFYAPYSLKSGSLVIWLTLGAFVMGFASIMTGFNFIVTIHRMRCPGLTWNKLPLFIWAMYATSILQVLATPVVGMTLVMLIMERVLDIGIFNPAKGGDPILFESFFWFYSHPVVYIMILPGFGIIGEILPVFSRRPIFGYKAVAYSSLAIALVSFIVWGHHMFVSGMSDWSRWVFSFLTFFVAVPTAIKIFNWIMTLWKGSIHFEAPMLYALGFVFMFSIAGLTGIHLAVLVTDVQLHDTYFVVAHFHYTMQGGTVVALFAGLHYWFPMFTGRRYNEKMAFWGWLMLFIGFNLTFFPQFFLGMEGMPRRYFDYLPQFQTWHAISTVGSWLNGGSYIFILGHLLYAAFRGEKAEQNPYQSLSLEWQTTAPPPTTNFAHTPTFPESIYDYGTMDDGHAGGHSQRKAG